From Candidatus Bathyarchaeota archaeon, the proteins below share one genomic window:
- the pyrC gene encoding dihydroorotase: MSKVDKVFKNGKIVTPYSIFKGGIAVKDGKIVAIGSDMVMPKGEIVVDLSEKVVLPGIIDNHVHFGSRIGDLDKEDYRSGTQAAAASGITTIADMPTGVPGVLDVAGLEKKREMAEKHAFVDFALYGGAGYENNNALQGMADAGCVAFKTYMVGSSGYSCGNDHEILELLKAASKTGVVTGWHAENPLLINPLIKKLKEEGRVDPMAHVESRPNYTEYEAISKLILFNKIAGATLHIIHLSTKEGLAIIKTAKAEGMRITAETCPHYMLTTSKYMEKVGPFAKIIPPLRSEEDRKAMWKGLADGTIDYICSDHAPHPKSNKMAGWKNIWDSGNGNPGTETLLPTMLDRVNKGDLSLQRLVYHLSTRPAQVFGMYPKKGSLMVGADADITVVDLDAEWIIDSETMYSKSRETSMFAGWEIKGKPVQTIVRGVTVAHNSVVVGEEGYGKFQKRLP; encoded by the coding sequence GTGTCAAAAGTTGATAAGGTCTTTAAGAATGGCAAGATTGTGACCCCTTACAGCATATTCAAGGGTGGGATAGCGGTAAAGGATGGGAAAATTGTTGCCATAGGATCGGATATGGTGATGCCAAAAGGTGAAATTGTGGTGGATCTAAGCGAAAAGGTAGTCCTACCGGGAATTATAGATAACCATGTGCACTTTGGATCTAGAATCGGTGACCTTGATAAGGAGGATTACCGGTCTGGAACTCAGGCTGCCGCGGCCAGTGGCATCACCACCATTGCAGATATGCCCACTGGAGTTCCAGGAGTACTTGACGTTGCGGGCTTGGAGAAAAAGAGGGAGATGGCTGAGAAGCATGCGTTTGTTGACTTCGCCCTTTACGGAGGCGCTGGATATGAGAATAACAATGCTTTACAGGGCATGGCAGACGCAGGCTGTGTGGCATTCAAGACCTACATGGTCGGCTCCAGTGGATATTCCTGTGGAAATGACCACGAGATATTAGAGTTGCTGAAGGCGGCATCAAAAACCGGCGTGGTTACAGGCTGGCATGCAGAGAACCCGCTGTTGATTAATCCACTTATAAAGAAACTTAAGGAGGAGGGGCGGGTTGATCCCATGGCACATGTAGAGTCAAGACCCAACTATACAGAATATGAGGCGATCTCTAAGCTGATTCTCTTTAACAAAATCGCGGGTGCAACACTACATATCATTCATCTGAGCACTAAGGAAGGATTAGCCATTATCAAAACCGCCAAGGCAGAAGGCATGAGGATTACTGCGGAGACCTGTCCTCACTATATGTTGACGACTTCCAAGTATATGGAGAAGGTGGGGCCTTTTGCAAAGATCATTCCCCCTCTTAGATCCGAGGAAGATAGGAAGGCTATGTGGAAAGGACTGGCTGATGGAACCATCGACTATATCTGCAGCGACCACGCTCCTCATCCTAAAAGTAACAAGATGGCTGGCTGGAAAAACATTTGGGACTCCGGTAACGGGAACCCTGGTACAGAAACACTCCTCCCAACTATGCTAGACCGGGTTAACAAAGGAGACTTGTCATTGCAACGGCTCGTGTATCACCTCTCGACAAGACCAGCCCAAGTATTTGGCATGTATCCTAAGAAGGGGAGCCTTATGGTTGGGGCCGACGCGGATATTACAGTGGTGGACTTGGATGCTGAATGGATTATAGATTCCGAAACAATGTACAGTAAATCCCGGGAGACCAGCATGTTTGCAGGATGGGAGATCAAAGGCAAGCCTGTGCAGACAATAGTCAGGGGCGTTACTGTGGCTCATAACAGTGTAGTTGTTGGGGAGGAAGGCTACGGCAAATTCCAGAAGAGACTCCCATGA
- a CDS encoding succinylglutamate desuccinylase/aspartoacylase family protein encodes MSSTIKIGDIVAEPGTRAKGFVKVAETSGFNIELPVNILNGKLPGPTFAIIAGIHPVEYPPMEGAIRLANELDPSKMRGALITVPIFNMPGFQAKVPGAPLERTQLTMAFPGNPEGGMNDRAAHFITTEILTKADYAIETHGCNFQETCPNHIIMIRTGDQKFDSETAMLARCFDTEYVRRALETHIRDLPKKGYSLMTQCAKMNIPCILPEVGSAGGISSTTGQIREEDIQWFMDGVKNFMRKVNMIDGESTLYDPNAVSQVHHFRSKSAGWFYPMAPNGAKVTMGQVIGEVRDYFGAVKESIKAPADGVISLIWTRPAVNQGSILLQMFEIGPKVSSLIP; translated from the coding sequence TTGTCATCGACTATAAAAATTGGGGATATTGTTGCTGAACCCGGTACTAGGGCTAAAGGCTTCGTAAAAGTGGCTGAAACCTCTGGATTCAACATCGAACTCCCCGTGAACATTTTGAACGGAAAGCTACCCGGACCTACATTCGCTATTATTGCAGGAATCCATCCTGTAGAATATCCACCAATGGAGGGTGCCATCCGACTAGCTAATGAACTAGACCCAAGTAAAATGAGGGGTGCGTTGATAACTGTGCCCATCTTTAACATGCCTGGTTTCCAAGCAAAGGTCCCGGGCGCCCCACTTGAAAGGACCCAACTAACCATGGCTTTCCCCGGAAACCCTGAAGGGGGCATGAACGATAGGGCGGCACACTTTATCACTACTGAGATTCTTACAAAAGCCGACTACGCTATTGAGACCCATGGATGTAACTTCCAAGAGACCTGTCCAAATCATATCATTATGATTAGGACCGGAGACCAGAAATTTGACAGCGAAACAGCTATGCTCGCACGATGCTTCGATACAGAATATGTACGAAGAGCTCTAGAAACGCATATCCGCGACCTCCCAAAAAAAGGTTACAGTCTCATGACTCAATGTGCTAAGATGAATATTCCCTGTATCCTACCTGAAGTGGGAAGCGCCGGTGGGATCTCATCCACGACCGGCCAGATTAGAGAGGAAGACATCCAATGGTTCATGGACGGCGTTAAGAACTTTATGAGGAAAGTCAACATGATTGATGGTGAGTCCACCCTTTACGATCCTAATGCAGTCAGTCAGGTTCATCACTTCAGGAGCAAATCCGCTGGATGGTTCTATCCTATGGCCCCCAATGGGGCTAAAGTGACTATGGGGCAGGTTATTGGAGAGGTCAGAGACTACTTCGGAGCAGTCAAAGAGAGCATCAAGGCCCCGGCTGATGGTGTGATATCCCTTATCTGGACAAGACCAGCTGTTAATCAGGGAAGCATCCTTCTACAGATGTTTGAGATAGGCCCAAAGGTCAGCTCATTAATTCCATAA
- a CDS encoding amidohydrolase family protein, producing MIDIVIEGGTIVTMDDQRKIIQDGSIAIEKGTILDVGTRNEISAKYNAKQVLDANKHAVLPGLIDTHGHSGHSMMKTIAETGSGWGPMIEEVYLRGVKEEFWYIDSVLASLERIRFGVTTGATFLGGGRGAYRTDNPKFAELHMDGAKEVGIREILGLGPVGRAPYTPREFRDLDGEKEITRTVDFDGMMDTSRKIIEKYGDFNDIVTARMTVSSISPNLDSLSVEDQALVRKQAKEIRELADESGRGIMAHGGGGVIKSAKELDLLGPDVMLVHCGGLTKEDINIFAETGTHVSHCPRARAIMRRRCPVPELLDAGVNVALGTDGTAPDRTFDTFSDMRTAQTIQRHFFHDSSYMPPGKVLGMATIDAANALGIGNEIGSLEAGKRADVILLNLNKPHLTPRFMIPQRIVYEAYGHDVETSIIDGKIVMENRVIKTINEEKALDHAQRVADEVVEFNNLEKYMGIPEGFWRNSKYD from the coding sequence ATGATCGATATTGTAATTGAAGGTGGTACCATCGTCACTATGGATGACCAGAGAAAGATCATCCAAGATGGGAGTATAGCCATTGAAAAAGGTACCATCTTAGATGTTGGAACGAGGAATGAAATTTCAGCCAAGTACAACGCTAAACAGGTCTTGGACGCTAATAAACACGCAGTGCTCCCGGGTCTCATAGATACCCATGGTCACTCTGGCCATAGTATGATGAAAACAATAGCAGAAACTGGTTCAGGTTGGGGGCCCATGATTGAAGAAGTTTACCTCAGAGGTGTTAAAGAAGAATTTTGGTACATCGACTCCGTCCTAGCATCATTAGAGAGAATAAGATTTGGTGTTACAACGGGGGCTACATTCCTCGGTGGGGGCAGAGGAGCCTACCGGACTGACAACCCAAAATTCGCTGAGCTCCATATGGACGGTGCAAAAGAGGTAGGAATCAGAGAGATCCTCGGGCTTGGTCCCGTAGGGAGAGCACCTTATACTCCTAGAGAATTCCGGGATCTTGACGGAGAGAAAGAGATAACGCGCACCGTGGACTTCGATGGTATGATGGATACCTCAAGGAAAATTATAGAAAAGTATGGGGATTTCAACGATATCGTGACCGCCCGGATGACAGTTAGCAGTATTTCACCCAATCTCGACAGTCTATCGGTGGAGGATCAGGCTTTAGTGCGAAAGCAGGCTAAAGAAATTAGAGAACTAGCAGACGAATCTGGCCGTGGTATCATGGCTCACGGTGGCGGGGGAGTAATTAAATCTGCCAAGGAACTTGACCTCCTAGGGCCAGACGTCATGCTTGTCCACTGTGGGGGTCTCACCAAGGAGGATATCAACATTTTCGCGGAGACTGGGACGCATGTCTCCCATTGCCCAAGGGCTAGAGCAATAATGAGACGCAGATGTCCAGTACCTGAGTTACTAGACGCCGGAGTTAATGTTGCATTGGGCACTGATGGCACTGCCCCTGATAGAACCTTCGACACCTTCTCCGACATGCGCACTGCACAGACAATTCAGCGCCACTTTTTCCACGACTCGAGTTATATGCCACCAGGAAAGGTTCTGGGAATGGCCACTATAGACGCAGCAAATGCCCTTGGTATCGGGAATGAGATCGGAAGCCTTGAAGCCGGAAAACGTGCCGACGTTATATTATTGAATTTAAACAAGCCCCACCTGACGCCTCGGTTTATGATTCCCCAAAGAATCGTTTATGAGGCCTATGGTCACGACGTTGAAACCTCTATCATTGACGGGAAAATAGTGATGGAAAACCGAGTGATCAAGACGATAAACGAAGAAAAGGCTCTAGACCATGCTCAAAGGGTTGCTGATGAGGTTGTTGAGTTCAACAATCTTGAGAAATACATGGGGATTCCTGAGGGATTTTGGAGAAATAGCAAGTACGACTGA
- the allE gene encoding (S)-ureidoglycine aminohydrolase, whose protein sequence is MFNIRQVLKSTYALIVPNDASTTTIPGWDGAKVQVLAAPAMGCEFVEYLITVNKESKVAVPIQPHPEYVFYILEGNGVLEKEGKKYPLEVGSYGYLPPKTAWKINGTSEEAMKFLMVKKRYEPIGPELPAFIIGLDRETPETPRQPGRAMKNFVPFGEDKLYDLSWFILYFGPGTRMNHAENHLHEHGLYMLTGESLYLLDDTWYQTVPGDFIWMAPFVPQSCKWSGEERGAYLLYSNRNRDPKV, encoded by the coding sequence ATGTTCAATATTAGACAAGTTCTCAAGAGCACTTATGCTCTCATTGTTCCCAATGACGCGTCCACTACCACAATCCCCGGATGGGATGGCGCCAAGGTACAAGTCCTTGCAGCCCCCGCGATGGGATGCGAATTTGTTGAATATCTAATCACGGTGAATAAGGAGAGTAAGGTCGCTGTACCCATCCAACCTCATCCGGAGTATGTGTTCTATATTCTAGAAGGTAATGGGGTTCTTGAGAAAGAAGGAAAAAAGTATCCGCTCGAGGTAGGGAGCTATGGCTATCTTCCCCCGAAGACCGCTTGGAAGATCAATGGAACCTCAGAGGAAGCCATGAAGTTCTTAATGGTGAAAAAAAGGTATGAACCTATCGGGCCGGAGCTCCCGGCATTTATCATTGGTCTTGACAGGGAGACCCCTGAAACCCCTAGGCAACCAGGGAGGGCAATGAAGAACTTCGTTCCATTTGGAGAGGATAAGCTCTACGATCTCTCCTGGTTCATCCTCTACTTCGGTCCTGGCACACGTATGAACCATGCAGAGAATCACCTCCATGAGCATGGTCTATACATGCTTACAGGAGAGTCATTATACCTCTTAGATGACACGTGGTACCAGACTGTCCCGGGTGACTTTATCTGGATGGCCCCTTTTGTCCCTCAGTCTTGTAAGTGGAGCGGAGAAGAGAGGGGTGCGTATCTCCTCTATTCGAACCGGAACAGAGACCCCAAGGTCTAG
- a CDS encoding amidohydrolase family protein, whose amino-acid sequence MTDRKNPIVIDAHTHLRGERRGVKAYVETMIDKMDAAGVDTIISMGSGGQYIEELRKNNDFNLQAAVDYPGRIVPFIYFDPRYEQEGIDEIDRCMAKDSETFKGIKIGHKFAVARWMYPMMEKAEEYGAVVGIHSDHSVRGHPYIIGDLANSFPKVPTVILHMGGRTSAAAEMLSIKMAEKNPNVWLETCFSTPFPVKKAVEILGPDQIMFGSDSSNSGLGYGSGYEKQAYEMMIHMHTIRCLNLLQEEEDKLMGLNAAKLFGVEVKI is encoded by the coding sequence TTGACCGATAGAAAAAATCCGATTGTTATTGACGCGCACACTCATCTCAGGGGCGAGCGCAGAGGTGTCAAAGCTTATGTTGAGACCATGATCGACAAGATGGACGCGGCAGGAGTGGATACTATAATCTCTATGGGGAGCGGCGGTCAATATATCGAGGAGCTTAGAAAAAACAATGACTTTAATCTTCAGGCCGCTGTGGACTACCCCGGACGCATTGTACCCTTTATCTATTTTGATCCAAGATACGAACAGGAGGGCATTGATGAAATTGATCGTTGTATGGCAAAAGATAGTGAGACCTTCAAAGGCATCAAGATAGGTCATAAATTTGCCGTTGCCCGATGGATGTATCCAATGATGGAGAAGGCTGAGGAATATGGGGCCGTCGTTGGTATCCACTCCGACCATAGTGTAAGGGGACACCCCTATATCATTGGCGACCTAGCAAACTCCTTCCCTAAAGTACCAACGGTCATCCTCCATATGGGGGGCAGAACATCAGCCGCTGCAGAAATGCTTTCGATTAAAATGGCTGAAAAGAATCCTAACGTTTGGCTTGAGACCTGTTTTTCTACTCCCTTTCCAGTAAAGAAGGCGGTTGAGATCCTCGGCCCTGATCAGATCATGTTCGGCTCGGACTCGTCTAATTCTGGATTAGGATACGGAAGTGGCTACGAAAAACAAGCATATGAAATGATGATCCATATGCATACCATACGATGCCTTAACCTCCTTCAAGAAGAGGAGGACAAACTTATGGGTCTAAATGCTGCTAAATTATTTGGCGTTGAGGTGAAAATATGA
- a CDS encoding succinylglutamate desuccinylase/aspartoacylase family protein, which yields MRTSVTFGDVTVNPGEIGFGSLMTVELADSTPVKLPIIVMNGAEDGPKFLFSGAVHGGELIGANVVRRVMREELNPKNLRGLVVAIPVGNPLGFMFGDRASPQDLVTGPRFGSPGNENGSITQRFGAAVWNQVTSKMDVRVDIHGNYPPCTAFCLCSLHDDRIKGKNTEIAEATGLTVVYSPPKGTLDGMGGALDPSYTPPPSVTLELIDARRVTNVSTDLGTRAILNVMKLWGMIDGEIEKQPKQYVWGGGRVKNGGTIRASRGGIIHFTRTPGEFIKEGDVVAKIYNPWGDLVEKLKFPFDGHIRSYTYPRHQAINTGDTIAYITHDK from the coding sequence ATGAGGACCAGCGTAACTTTTGGAGACGTCACAGTTAATCCAGGTGAAATAGGCTTTGGCTCGCTCATGACTGTTGAACTCGCAGATTCAACACCTGTGAAGCTACCTATCATCGTCATGAATGGCGCTGAGGATGGACCCAAGTTCCTCTTCTCGGGAGCCGTTCATGGCGGCGAGCTCATTGGAGCGAACGTTGTAAGGCGAGTCATGAGGGAAGAGCTAAACCCCAAGAACCTGAGAGGGCTAGTTGTAGCCATCCCAGTTGGAAACCCCTTAGGTTTCATGTTTGGGGACAGGGCGAGTCCCCAAGATTTAGTGACAGGGCCACGATTTGGCTCTCCTGGAAACGAGAATGGGTCCATAACCCAGCGCTTCGGAGCGGCTGTATGGAATCAAGTTACCTCCAAGATGGATGTGAGAGTCGACATCCACGGCAATTACCCTCCATGTACCGCCTTTTGTCTCTGTAGCCTTCATGATGATCGGATCAAAGGCAAGAATACAGAAATAGCTGAAGCGACAGGACTGACCGTAGTTTACTCCCCGCCTAAGGGTACATTAGATGGCATGGGAGGGGCCCTAGACCCAAGCTATACACCTCCCCCCTCAGTAACTCTTGAACTTATAGACGCGAGAAGAGTCACCAATGTCTCGACGGATCTAGGCACTAGGGCAATCCTGAATGTGATGAAGCTCTGGGGGATGATAGATGGAGAGATCGAGAAGCAGCCCAAGCAATACGTCTGGGGCGGTGGCAGGGTAAAGAACGGCGGAACTATTCGAGCCTCAAGAGGGGGAATCATTCACTTTACAAGAACACCAGGCGAGTTCATCAAAGAAGGTGATGTTGTGGCGAAAATCTACAATCCCTGGGGAGACCTTGTGGAAAAGTTGAAATTTCCCTTCGACGGACATATCAGGTCATACACTTATCCCAGACATCAAGCCATAAACACGGGGGACACAATAGCCTACATCACCCACGATAAATAA
- a CDS encoding 6-bladed beta-propeller, whose translation MSRIIVGSGDFKYEVISPFGESSEKVEIDQVSHVSVDSHDNIYFYQRTACPVVVLDYKGIIIDNWENNHLVDGHGIFITSNDEIFVSARGVHEVLKFNAGGELLLRIGERGNPGWQTPFNHPTDVAISRDGDIFVTDGYGNACVHRFTPDGEHVLTWGGPGKGPGEFHTPHGVWVDDLGRVYVVDRDNNRVQIFTLDGEYITEWGDFFHPMDIYFDSLNNIYVTDQTPRFSVLNTEGELLARGFTPDAGHGLWGDSYGNLYLAGLQIGVVKLSKL comes from the coding sequence ATGTCCAGAATTATTGTTGGATCGGGCGATTTCAAGTATGAGGTCATATCTCCTTTTGGAGAAAGCTCTGAGAAAGTTGAGATAGACCAAGTCAGTCATGTCTCCGTTGACTCTCATGATAATATCTATTTCTATCAAAGAACTGCTTGTCCAGTTGTAGTTCTTGATTATAAGGGGATAATTATTGATAATTGGGAAAATAACCATTTGGTGGACGGCCATGGAATCTTTATTACTTCTAATGATGAGATTTTTGTCTCCGCTAGAGGGGTGCATGAGGTTTTAAAATTTAATGCCGGTGGAGAGTTACTCTTACGAATAGGGGAACGAGGGAACCCCGGTTGGCAGACACCATTCAATCATCCTACGGATGTGGCAATCTCAAGGGATGGAGATATTTTTGTCACCGACGGCTATGGGAACGCATGTGTACATAGATTCACTCCGGATGGCGAGCATGTATTGACTTGGGGGGGTCCTGGAAAGGGACCGGGGGAGTTCCATACGCCTCACGGAGTCTGGGTCGACGACCTTGGGCGTGTGTATGTGGTTGACCGTGATAATAACCGGGTGCAGATATTTACCTTGGATGGGGAATACATTACTGAGTGGGGGGACTTTTTCCACCCTATGGATATCTACTTCGATTCTCTAAATAATATCTATGTCACTGACCAGACCCCGAGGTTTTCAGTTCTAAACACAGAGGGAGAGCTCCTTGCAAGGGGTTTTACGCCGGATGCAGGGCATGGCCTTTGGGGAGATTCATATGGTAATCTCTATCTTGCGGGACTTCAAATTGGCGTCGTAAAATTATCTAAACTTTAA
- a CDS encoding enolase C-terminal domain-like protein, with protein MEITNISTIAVTVPIEPPKKIQSIKNGFAEKKGSRKSPTWLTPGIFPHGGINRHDTRTFKDGIDHIDYVLVKIETDEGVTGIGEAATDIGFFGETLEAVKYGIDRYIAPSLLGMDPLNRELIMAKMTLDGERQLPCARSGIDLALHDLMGKALNVPVTTLLGGRLRNKVLAAIEVGAPTPEDLAELCNEYVRQGVRAFKLKMHGYPDEDLAKIQAVREAVGNEITIRTDANQGYTVKEAIKICQGAEKLDLGLELMEQPIAEWDLDGMAMIRNSTNVLIEADEGVYNRYDVMRFIKRGAADCFLIKPAKAGGLYNAKKIVAIAEADGLQCVIGTGWGLGLKVAAKLHLAASSIVREAAEFSEVFLHGMLLESSYEASFMPPLKDGYLEVPTEPGLGVRLDEKKITKYLSDI; from the coding sequence ATGGAAATCACTAATATTTCTACCATTGCAGTGACTGTTCCCATTGAACCGCCAAAAAAAATACAGAGTATAAAAAACGGATTTGCCGAAAAAAAAGGATCTAGAAAGTCTCCTACCTGGTTAACCCCTGGAATTTTCCCTCATGGTGGAATCAATAGACACGACACAAGAACATTCAAGGATGGCATTGACCACATTGATTATGTCTTGGTAAAGATCGAGACGGATGAAGGGGTGACAGGCATCGGGGAAGCAGCAACAGATATCGGCTTCTTTGGTGAGACCCTTGAAGCGGTAAAATATGGCATTGACAGATATATTGCGCCTAGTCTCCTCGGAATGGATCCTCTCAATCGCGAATTGATCATGGCCAAAATGACCTTGGATGGCGAGCGTCAACTTCCATGCGCCAGATCGGGAATTGACCTAGCTCTACACGACCTTATGGGAAAGGCTTTGAATGTACCCGTAACCACTCTGCTCGGCGGCCGTCTCCGGAACAAGGTGTTAGCCGCTATAGAGGTGGGAGCCCCGACACCTGAGGACCTAGCTGAACTCTGTAATGAATATGTCAGACAAGGTGTTCGAGCATTCAAGCTTAAGATGCATGGATATCCTGATGAAGATCTTGCCAAAATTCAAGCGGTCCGTGAAGCTGTGGGCAACGAGATAACAATTAGGACTGACGCGAACCAAGGATACACTGTGAAAGAGGCGATTAAAATATGCCAGGGCGCGGAAAAATTAGATTTAGGCCTTGAGTTAATGGAGCAGCCTATTGCAGAATGGGACCTCGATGGGATGGCCATGATCAGGAACTCGACAAATGTGCTGATCGAGGCAGATGAGGGAGTATACAATAGGTACGACGTGATGCGATTCATCAAGAGAGGCGCAGCTGATTGTTTCCTTATAAAACCGGCTAAAGCTGGGGGGCTGTACAATGCCAAGAAGATTGTAGCAATAGCAGAGGCTGATGGTCTTCAATGCGTGATTGGTACTGGATGGGGACTTGGACTAAAAGTAGCTGCGAAATTGCACCTAGCGGCATCGTCCATTGTAAGGGAAGCAGCCGAATTCAGTGAGGTTTTCTTGCACGGCATGCTACTGGAGTCATCATACGAAGCATCCTTCATGCCTCCGTTGAAAGACGGCTATCTAGAGGTACCAACGGAACCCGGATTGGGTGTAAGACTAGATGAAAAAAAGATAACTAAGTATCTTTCAGATATCTAA
- a CDS encoding amidohydrolase family protein, translating into MIIDVHSQLGKHPLFMFEQTLDEILGEMRKYGIEKTFLSSAPKMRFKEANDRVEQAVRNHPEKLVGFFNVNPVHPDALLEIDRAIGLGLKGLMLDPEFHFSMERPLTPGNPMLPPIFEKAVEKGFPILICIPNLRVGHSHDNALQQYNGLDELMSRFPEVRTIVDLFWPGIIELCKKHSNLYVDSAGASAGRISSLVAGLGATRLLFGSSSPRYHTGNHKQTVEWSKITPYQRKLILGGNAERIFKDLL; encoded by the coding sequence ATGATTATTGACGTACATTCACAGCTTGGGAAGCATCCGTTGTTTATGTTTGAACAGACTCTTGACGAAATCCTGGGGGAGATGAGAAAATACGGAATTGAAAAAACATTCCTTAGCTCTGCCCCTAAAATGCGCTTCAAGGAAGCAAATGACCGAGTTGAGCAGGCAGTGAGGAATCACCCTGAAAAGCTTGTAGGTTTCTTTAACGTGAACCCTGTACATCCGGATGCCCTCCTTGAGATAGACCGGGCTATAGGCCTGGGGTTAAAGGGGCTGATGTTGGACCCTGAATTCCACTTTAGCATGGAGCGACCGTTGACTCCCGGAAACCCGATGCTGCCCCCTATCTTTGAGAAGGCGGTGGAGAAAGGGTTCCCAATCCTCATATGCATACCCAATCTTAGGGTAGGACACAGCCATGACAACGCACTTCAGCAGTATAATGGCCTAGATGAACTTATGAGCCGATTCCCTGAGGTAAGGACGATTGTTGACCTATTCTGGCCTGGAATTATAGAACTCTGCAAGAAACATTCAAATCTATACGTAGACTCTGCTGGGGCATCAGCTGGGAGAATATCCAGCTTGGTTGCCGGCCTCGGTGCCACAAGACTTCTATTCGGATCCAGCTCTCCAAGATACCATACCGGGAACCATAAGCAGACCGTGGAATGGTCCAAGATTACACCATATCAGCGGAAGCTCATCCTCGGCGGCAATGCTGAGAGGATTTTCAAGGACCTCCTCTAG